From Amphritea atlantica, a single genomic window includes:
- the hfq gene encoding RNA chaperone Hfq has protein sequence MSKGQSLQDPYLNVLRKERVPVSIFLVNGIKLQGQIESFDQFVILLKNTVSQMVYKHAISTVVPARPVKLPQGDESTD, from the coding sequence ATGTCAAAAGGGCAATCACTACAAGACCCTTATCTGAACGTACTGCGTAAAGAGCGCGTACCTGTTTCGATTTTTCTTGTAAACGGTATTAAACTTCAAGGGCAGATCGAGTCATTTGATCAGTTTGTTATTTTGCTGAAAAATACGGTCAGCCAGATGGTTTACAAGCATGCTATTTCTACTGTGGTTCCAGCCCGTCCGGTAAAACTACCGCAGGGTGATGAATCGACTGACTGA